The stretch of DNA CCTCCGGCCTCGCACTGAGTCTGGACAACCTCTTCGCCATTGAGCAGGGCGCCCGCGGTTGGAACGGGCTGCTCATGGGCTTCAATGGCACGGGAGGCATGTGGCGTCGTGCCGCGATTGATGACCCCGCCGTCGGTGGTTGGAGCGGCGACACCATCACGGAAGACCTCGATTTGTCGTACCGCGCGCAACTTGCAGGTTGGCGCATGATTTATTGTGCGGATGAGGTTTCTCCGGCTGAATTGCCCGCCGATGCCGATGCGGTCAAGAGTCAGCAGCGGCGCTGGGCCGTGGGGACGATCCAGACCGCCCGCAAGCTGTTGCCGGCGGTGTGGCGTTCGCAACTCCCGCTCGCCGCCAAGGTCGAGGGGACACTGCACCTCCTCCAGTACGGCATCTACCTGCCGATGTTGTGCGTGGCACTACTGGGGCGGTTGCTGCCGCTGCTGCCGATGATGCTGTTTGACGAGCCCTGGCCGATTTGGCTGAACTCGGTAGGTTTGGTTTTCCTCGGTGCGGCGCTTGGCACCCGTGATTGTCCACATCTATGCCCGTCGGGCCCTGGGTGGGCGCACACCCGGCTTTGCGGAGATCGTCAAGTTGCTCCTGCTGGGGCTGGGGCTGACCGTCAACAATGCCGTGGCAGTCGCGACTGGTCTCGTGCAGCGCGGAGGGGAGTTTGTCCGCACGCCGAAGTCCGGCAGCCAGGGGCACAGCCGACCGCGCGGGCGCTACCGGGGCCTGCAGAGCAAGCTGTGGATTCTCGAGCTCTTGGTCGGCACCTTCTGCTTTGCACAGTGGTGCGTGTTCGTCGACTTCGACGGCCCCGGCAGCATCTTCCTGCTTCTGTATGCCACGGGGCTCCTGCTGATGGGCTGGCAGTCACGGCCACGTTCCATTCGTGGAAAACCGAAGCGGATACCTGCGACGGCGCCACTCCAGCCGGGCGGACTCGCCACGGGGTAGGGTTCCGCCGCCTTCCGGTGGATCCCCGGTACCGGGCAGTACCCGCGCAGTCAGGTGAAAAAAACTCCCCGGATGGCCCACTTCCTTGTGGCCACCCGGGGGTCTCACCTCTCCTGGTATTTTCGAAATGGTCGCCAGCTTACAGCCCCGTCATCAGGGCACCGAAGAGCGTCACATCAGCACCCGTCAAGAAGTCGTCTTCATCCAGGTCGAAGCGGTAGCAGCCGCCGGTGGTGAGGTCTGCGCTCGCGCAAACCTGGAATGCGGCCGCGTCGATCATGTCGCGCTTGCCGTTGTAGTCGATATCGCCCCACGGCGTGCCAACACCCGGCGGGAACACATCGATCTCGCGGATGATGGGAGCTTCGATTGCCTTGCGGAGCCCGTCCACGTCCTCGGGATCCATGTCGCACGAAAGATAGGCGGCATCGGTCTCGTTCGCCGCGCCGTTCCACGGGTCGCGGAAGGCACCCTGGGTATTGCTGACGCAATAGAAGACGATCCGCAGATCGGTGCAGCCCTGAACGAGGTACTTGCTATCAAAGTTGTGTAGTTCGGTCAGACTGCCCGCCCACAGCCCGGTGTTGAAGAGCTGGCCGAATTCGCCCGTCCGCACGCTGGCCGCCACCAAGGTGTAGGTGCCAAGGTCGCCGAGACCATCGGTCGAAGCCCATACGTCATAGTGCTGAAACACCCGACCGTCGAGATTGAGGAAGTTACCACCGAGCACACGCAGGTACCCGATGTTGGTCGGAGTCGTGAACCCGAAGCGCACGACCAGGGAGGCCCGTGCGAAGTCCCGCAGAATGCCGTCGAGCGGTCCATTCGCCAAACCGTCCACGAACACGCCCGGGTGGCCGCCGGCAAACGACGGGCAGCAGTAGAAGCCGTCGCTCGCCTGGCCGATACCCGGAAACTGATCGTAAAGGCACGGCGCAGAACCTTGATTCATCAGCATCGAGTACACTTCGTTGGTGGCGTCGATGATGCCGAAGTTGAACGGGTAGGCGCTTTCGTTCAGGATCTGGTTTGAAAGGATGCCCGATTCGGTGGTCGTCGCGAAGCCCTGCACGAGATCGGTGCTGCTCGGTGGATGCGACAATTGGGCAAAGGTGGGTGCGAGTTCCCATTTGAAGTAAGGGTTGACGTCGGCTTGTGCCGCGCCCACCACCAGCGGTAAACAAAGCAGCGCCAGTCGCTTCATGTGGGTTTCGCTCCTGTTCTCCAAAGTTGCGGGATTTGATCGTGGCTGCCGTCCCCCGCCGCATCGCGGCGAACGTACCACGGCTGGTTTCAGTATACTTCGCGCGGTGCGCTGACTGCAAGTCGGAGTATCCTCCGATGCTCACCCTACAATGTCCGAATAATTGACGGATGGCACATCAGATTCACCTGCCGATTTAGCGAAACGCTGGTATTACCGCCCGGGCCCCCGTTATACTTGTGCTTGACGGTTACGGGATTTCACGTCTGCTCACCATCTTTACGCCTTGGAGGAGAAGAATGTATCGACACTCGCTGAGACTAGGGGCCGGTTGTGCCGCACTACTGTTCGCCTTTTCGGCCACCGCTGCCATCACCCACTCGACGCAACACAGCACGGCCGTCAATGGCCTCGACGCACAGATTGCCGCGAATGACATCATCGCCGGCATGATTGGCACGGAACTGCCCGGCGATCTCGGTTGGCACCCGGCCAACTCGAATCCTGCCGACCAGTTGCCGGCCCTGACGGACGGCGCGGGCCTGCTGGGCTCCGGCCTCACAGGTCTGCTCAACGACTTCCCGGGCGTCGGCACCCCCGCCAAGCTCATCCGTTACGACTTCGCCGCCGCGGACCTCGCCGAGATCCGCATTCTCTCGGGCAACGCCGGCCGCGACGGCCGTGTATTCTCGACCACGGTCATCCGCTATTCGAACAATGACGGCCAGAGCTGGGATCTGCTGGGCTATTTCCAGTCGGATCCGTCCGGCACGCTGAATTCAGGCGGTGGCAACAATTGGGCCTCGACCCTCGTCACGATTTACGACGACGCCAGCCCGACGCTGCTGGCCGGCGCCACGAACCTGATCTTCGAACTGTACGCGGTTGACAACACCGGCGGCCAGATGCGTGATCCGTTCGATGGCGTCAATCCGTTCACGGGTGTTGATGATGGCCTGACCGCCGCGTTCGTCTCTCCGCTGATCTGGGAGATCGACGTGGTTGAGGTGCCGGAACCGGCCGGTCTGCTGCTCCTCACGCTGGTGGGTGCGCTGGCTATTCGCCGCCGCTAGAAGGTACGTGACGGTAGGGAGCGTTCCAATTCAGACCGCGGGATGGCTTGTCCACCCCGCGGTTTTTCTTTAGGGTCTCCTACGCGGCCGCACACTCTCTGCGTGCCCGTGGGAGGACCGATGATGCACAGCCGAATCTCGTGGCGCGCGAACGCGACTTGGATTCACACCAGCTTGCTCTTGATGGCGACGGTGTCCCTGCCGGGCTGCGTCGTAGTCGCGGGATGGCCGCCGTTCGGACCACCCCGGACGATGGACCTTGACTTCGAGCAGCGCCGGCTCAGCCCCTTCGGCATCCACGGGCCAAGCTACTCCCACTGGGTCGCCGAGGGCAAGCCGCATCTCTGGGAAGAGGGGACCGCCCGCCTGCGCATCATCCGCGACAGCGGTGCCCGGTGGGTGCGGCAGGACTTCTGGTGGGCGCAGGTCGAGCCGCAGCCGGGAAGGTGGGAGTGGGCGAACTTCGACCGCGCGGTCGAAAGCTACGAGCGGGCCGGCGTGAATGTGCTTGCCATTCTCTGCTACGGTTCCGCGTGGGGTGGCGGTGACAGCCCGACCACGCCGGAAGAGCGCGCGGCCTTCGGTGTTTACGTGCATGAGATGGTCAAACGCTATCGTGGGCGGATTCACGCCTGGGAAATCTGGAACGAGCCGAACATTCAGCCATTCTGGTCCCCGCGGCCGGACCCGGCACTCTATGCGGAACTGCTGAAGGTTGCCTACCGCGCGGCGAAAGAGGCGGACCCGAATTGCGTGGTGGTGGGTGGGGTGACCGCCGGTCCGGATGCGGCGTTCGTTGCGGGAATGTACGCCCATGGCGCCGCTGGCCACTTCGATGTGCTCAGCTACCACAACTACAACCAGCACGCCGACCTCGACACCGAGTGGCCTGCGCTGAAGCGGCTGCGCGAAATCATGGCCGCGAACGGGGACGCCGAGAAGCCGATCTGGCATACGGAGAACGGCTTCTACACAGGGCCGGTCGGGCTCTCCGAGGAAGACCAGGCCGCGCGCCTGATGCGCTACTCACTCGGGCTGCTGGGGCTGGGGATCGAGCGGACGTTTCAGCTTACGGTGGCAGACTGGACGGACGATCCGAATTCCGCTGACCGCAGCGTGTATCGCGGGCTGACGCGCACCGACTACACGCCGAAGCTTGCGCTGCGGGCCTACCAGGTGATGGCAGCGCGAGTGGGAATGCTGCGGGCGCAGGGTATCTTTCGGCCGGCGCCAGGAGTCACCGGCATCCTGTTCGGCGCGCCCGAGGGGTTTTCCGGCGGCAGCGCCGACACGCTGGTCGTGTGGCGTGATTGGAGCGCGCCGCGCGCTCCTGCCTGCCTCGTGCTCGGCGTCCCCGTTGTCCTGCTGCAGGATCTGCACGGCGGATGGCGCATCGAGCGGTCCGACAGCGGCGTGTACGAGATAGAGGTGGGCCGCGAGCCGCTGTACATCCTCGCGCCCGGCGAGACGATTCGGCAATCCGCAACCGCGGTGCGCTGGGACGATCCGCTCCGCAGTACGACACCTCGCGATCTGGCAACCCCGTTGCAGGTCACGCTCGACGTGGTGCCGCCGCAGGGTGTGTCGTTCCGGATCGGCACGGGCGATCCCGACGATCGCGAGAGTTCGGTCGAGATCGCGCGCCTCGTTGTGCCGGCGCCCGGTACGAATCGAGTCTCGCTGAACACGCTGGGCTTCGAGCCGGGCCGGCACGAGGTGTGGTGGGAGCTTGCTCCACTCGGCGGGGTGGATGCCCTGATCGTTCGCGGGTATCGCGAGCTCGAAGTCCTGCCGCCCGTGCGTTTTGGCTTTGATCGCTTTCCACAGCTCGATGCGACCGCCCCGGCGGTTCCGGCCTTCGTCGAGTATGCCGGCGCTAAGCCGGCCACCGGCCGGCTGTGGGTCGAGCTTGATGGGCGGGCGGTTGCCACGCAGCACGAGATCGAACTTACACCCGGCGCGGCGGTGCGAACCGGTGTGCCGCTCGACTTGACCGCGTTCGAGGCCGGGTTGCCTGCATCGGTGACGCTGCAACTCGAGATCGAGGAGGAGCGGTACACTGTCGCGGCCGAGAAGCGCCTGATCGCGTGTCCGCCAGCGCCGGGGGCGGTGCGGGTCGACGGCGATCTCTCCGAGTGGCGCGCCCGCCCGCCGCAGATTCGGCCGGAGATGATGCGTTGGGAGTACGTCAACGCCGACGATCCGCCGGGGCCGGACGACCTGAGCGTAACGGCATGGCTTGCGTGGGACGAGCGTGGCCTGTGGTTCGCGGCCGAGGTGCGCGACGACGTCCTTGTCCTGCCCCAATCGCGTCATGTCTGGGACTGGGATTCGGTGCAGATCGGGCTCGACTTGGGCAGCGACGCGCAGCCCGCCACGCCCTACGACGGCAACGATCTCGAGATTGAGGTCGGGGCCAACGGGGGTGGTCCGACCTGGTGTTACCTCGGCGCGTGCCCGCCCGGCTGGCCGGCCGAGGACCTCTCCGACCGGCTGCAATGTGCTGTGAAGGTGGACGAAGCGGGCGGCATCCTGACCTACGAAGTCCATGTTCCCGCCGACCTGCTCGTCTCCGTGCTGAAGCTGGAACCGGACACGGTGCTCGGCTTCTCGTTCCTCGTGAACGACAACGACGGCGCCGGCCGCGCCGGGTGGCAGGAACTCACACCCGGTATCGGGATGGGCAAACAGCCGGAACATTTCGCGTGGCTATGGCTGCGCCCGGACGAGTAAGCGCCGGCTTGCCGCTCGCCCTCAGCCCCGTACGTCAGAGGATCCGGTACCGATACGGTCCCACTTTTCGAATACGGCCCGCACGGTGTCCGGCCGGCAACCGGGACCGAATTCGCACTGCGCGATGACGCCGCCGTGCCCACGGTAGAGCGCCTGCGCGACGCGCTGCACAGCCGCACGCGTTTCATCCGCCGTGCCGAACGCGAGCAGGCGCTGCCGGTCGATCTCACCCCAGAAAGTGATGCGCCCCCGGAAACGCCGCCCGATCTCCTCGATGTCCATGCAGAAGAGCTGGCTGTTGATGGCGTCGATGCCGATCTCGATCAGGTCTTCGTAGATGTCGAAGATGTGGCCATCGCTGTGCATGAACGCGAACTTGCCGGCGTCGTGGATGATCTGCACGTAGTCCGCATAGAGCGGCTTGAACAGCTCACGCCAAACCTGCGGGCGGATCAGCAGGTTCTGCTGGGTGCCCCAGTCGTCATACCATACGATCCCGTCGATATCCGTCTGCACCCAATGCGTCAGCAGCGCACAGGCCCACTCGTGGACGCGCTCCCGCAGCGTGAAGAAACCGGCCGGCCGGCGGGCGATGTCCTTCAGCAGGTTCTCCGTACCTCGCAGGAACTGCATCCGCTCGAATGGGCGGATCGGCGCGAGTGCCGCCATGAACCCATCCGACGCCGCGCACGACCGGTTCACCGGGTCGGGGTTGATCTCCACCCATGCCCACGGCGGCCGGACCTTGTCGAGGTCGCCCGTGTAGCTCTTGACGAGCGGGTCGCGGACCTCGCCCATCACGTGCTGCTGCAACGTGACGAAAGCGCAGCCCCACTCGTCGACGTAAGTGCCGACCTCCTCCGGATCGCCGCGCACGCAGTCGACGGGTGGCAGGTGAATCTCGGGTCCGTGGATGTCGTCGGGGAAGTCACGCCGCAGGGCCGCCAACTCGTCCGGGTAGGCCTTTGCCGCCAATGGTCCGGCCCACACCTGTCGCGGTACGCGGGGGGTGGACTCGAAGCGCAGTGTGCGCTGCACCAGTTCGCGGGGCGTCAGGGTGGACATGCAAGGTACTCCCTCATGCAGGCGGTTACTCGCGGGCGACAGCCACCAGTGCCCGTACGTTTTCCGGCGGCGTTCCGGGGGGCAGCTTGCAGCCGACCCCCACAATGTACCGCGGGCGCAGGGCGCGCGGAGGGGCATCGGCGGCGTATTCCAACCGGACCCCGCAGTCGGCGACATCGCACCACGCGTCGGAGCAGCACGCAACGAGGTCAAGTTCGAAGTCTTCGAGCGCTGCGCGCGTCCGATCAACGGAGTTCATTGACTTCCCCATCCGGCACGGTGAAGGCTTGGCGTGGAACCCGGAGGACGCGGGATTTACCCGTCAGAAAGAGATTCCGTTCACCTGGGGACGGGGCGAGGTGCGGGAGATGCCCTGATCGCCGGTCCTAACATGTGCCGGAAACAGGACTTCCGGCGAGCCGATATCCTTTTGACGCGGCCGGGCCGCGGGGGACAATAAGGAGCATGTCCCGTCCACGGCGCAGGAACCGGAACGATCACGGCGGGTTGCCCAAGCCGCCCGCCCAGTCGCCGCCGGTCTCGCCGCCCGGCAACGGCCGCTGGCGGGGCGTCGTTCGCTACGGCGCGGTGTTCGCCTGTGGTGCCGCCCTCGCCGCCGCTGGGTTCGTTCTGCCTGATCGCCTGAAGCCAAAGCCCACCAAACCCGCATACGGCAGCATAGTTACCCCGAAGTTCGACTACGAGCGGCCGTGGCGCGCCGGTGCAATCCCGACTTCGCATTACGACCTGCTGAAGATGACGCCGGACGAGCTGGCGCAGACCGACTTCGCGCTGATGAACCTGCTCTGCGCGAAGGACCTGCCCGGCACCGAGGGAATGCACATCCCAGCGATGCTCAGGCAGCTCGACGAGTGGGCCGCGAAGGTTGCGTTTGAGACCGAGCGGCACCTCTACCGCGTCAACGATCCGAAGTACGCCGACCATTACCAGCATTCCGAGGCCCGCCTGCGGGCCGAGTTCATCGTCCAGGTGCTTCAGGAAGATTGCGGCGTACATTACAACTTGGCGCGCGTCCGTGATCCCGACTACCGCAATTCGAAAGACATCTTTCTGCATGGCATGATCGGCAGCGACAACGGCGGCACGTGTGCGTCGATGCCGGTCATGTACACCGCGATCGCTCGGCGACTGGGCTACCCGATCAAGCGCGCGTTGGCCCGCGAGCACGTGTTCATGCGCTGGGACGATGGCAAGGAACGCTTCAACATCGATGGCGCCGGCAACGGCGGCGTCGATTACCCGACCGACGACTTCTACCGCACCTGGCCGCACCCACTCACGGACAGGATGCTCGCTTCCGGCGAGTTCCTCAACTCGCTGACGCCGCAGGAAGAGCTATCGCTGTTCCTCGAACTTCGCGGTGTCTGCCTGCACGAACACGGCCGCTTCCCTGAGGCGAGCGAGACGTACGCGGCTGCGCACCGGCTGAAGCCGAAGGTGGTCATGCCGCGCCTGGCGGCCATGACCGCCATTGAAGCCACGCCGATGCCGAACCGCGAGAAGGACCAGTTACTGGCCTATACGTTCGACGTACTGAACATGCAGCGACAGGCCTTCGGGCGCTTCAAGAAGCGTTCGCTGGCCGACGACGACACGACGCCTTTCCTGCCGATGTAAGGCGGGCGCTCCGAGCCGGTGATTCCGAAGCCGCCCCAGCAAGGCGTGCCGAAGGGACCATGAGATCCATGAGCTGGCCGTCCCGAAGAAGACGGCGGCTCTTTGAGAGGATTTGCCATGCGATGCCGAAACAACTTGACGTTGCTGCTGGGCCTGGTCGCTCCGATTCTGCTCGTGGACGCGGCGCAAGCGTACTACACGGCGGGCTTAGGGAGATTTCTCTGGCGCGATCCGTATTGCGAGCTTGGCTCGATCGTGATGCGTGAGCGCGACGGGCGAGCGTTCCTAAATCCACTGAGCGAGTTCGCCGATCTTCAGACGGAAGTGCATCTCTACGCCTACGTTCTTAACCGGCCGACTGATGCGATTGACCCGTTTGGGCTCAATCTATACGCCATCGATGGGACGTGGGCCTCGTGGGGGCAGGGAACCAATACGGAGTGGATATACCGTTTGACCAGAGAAACCAAGTACTACTGGAACGGACCGAGCTACGGTTTGACGGGAATGGACTCAGTCGGGATCGCGCGCGGCGTGCATGACCAGATTTGCAGGGATTTGCAGAATGCGGCGAAGAAGTGCGCGACCATCACGATCAACCTCGTCGGATGGAGTCGTGGTGCCAGCGTCGCAATATGGGTAGCGCACAAGCTAAACCGCGAGGGCTGCAAAGTCTGTGGTAACCAAGTTTACCCAATCGTTGATTGGCTGGGGCTCTTTGACGCCGTTGACCAGAGTCCAGGCATTCCAAATTGGGCGATGTCAAACCCGCCAAACGCGCTCGTGATATCACATGCTGTGAAGACGTCAACCAGCACCTGGGAGTGGACGAAGTTCCCGACGGCTCCGGTATTCCCACAAACGCTGTTCTGGCGCAAGGACGGTTCCGGGACGACCCACGGCGATATCGGTGCCAACAAGTTCAACAATAACGCGTTTTTCTGGATGAGAAGCCAGGCGAAGGCGGCCGGAGTGAAGATCAAATGACGCGACCGCGCTACTGGCCGCTTGCGGTCCTTCTTGTTACCGATGCACTGGCTGTCCCACTCATCGTGTCCCGTTGGATGGTGGCGTCGTACAGCAGTGTGATGGAAGCGGCATACTTGGCGTTGGGGGTGCTAATCGTGCAGCTTCCGCTGTGCATCTACGGCGCAATTGCAGCCAGAAAGGCGAGCTCGCGCGGTCTCTTCCGTGCGTATGTCGCACACGCGCTCGGCACCATCGGCCTTTTCATCGCCGCCGAGCTCGGGTTACCTCGCTTGTTTGTACCCCTGACAGGCTGATACCAGAGGCACACAGGTCAAACAACTCAGCCCCAGCCGAGTTCGTCGAGGGCGAGTCGCCCGAAGCCCCGCTCGCGCAACTCGCACCAGAGGCCCAGTCGTAGAAGACGATGACGGGCATCGCAATAGCACCAGCCAAGCCGAGGCCGAGCGAGATGAGCCCGATCACGCACGCGACGACCGGGGTGCATGCGATGGTCGGCATTCTGTCGCCGATCTCGGCCAGCAGCAGCATTCCGCTATCGTAACGAGCCACATCCGCCGCCGCCTCGCGTGGAACGGCGGGGAGCGCAACTGGATCGATCCCTCCGGCTACGGCATCCTCGTGGTTATGGATGGGTTGCCGCTTGCCCCTACGCAGACCGACCGGTAGTTTGCGCTCGTCCTGAACCCCCCGCGTGCGGGGGGGGCGCACCTTGCGTCGTGCCGGGAGGATGGCTCGTGTCGCAGGCAACTTCAGCCGACCGCCCCTTTGATCTGGTCGTTGCAGGGCATCTCTGCCTCGACATCATTCCGTTGCTGCCGGACAGTGGCGCGCGCCGTGTCGAAGAGCTCTTTCGCCCGGGCGCGCTCCTCAGCGTTGGCCCCTGCACGCTCAGCACCGGCGGTGCCGTCTCCAACACCGGCCTCGCAGCCGTACGGTTGGGCTGTCGTGTCGCGTTCAACGCGAAGGTCGGCGATGATGCCTACGCCGGTATCATCCGTGCCCTGCTCGGCGAGGCCGGCAGTGCCGTCGGTATCCGCAGCACACCCGACGCTTGCAGCTCCTACACGGTTGTGCTCGCGCCGCCGGGCATCGACCGCATGTTCCTGCACTGCCCCGGTGCAAACGACACTTTCGGCCAAATGGATGTTGACTACGACCTCGTCGCACAAGCGCGCCTGTTCCACTTTGGTTACCCACCACTGATGCAGCGACTCTACTCTGATGAGGGCCGCGAGCTGGTGGAAATCTTCCGGCAGGCAAAGGCCGTCGGTGCCACCACCTCGCTCGATCTCGCCGTCCCTGACCCGCACAGTCCCGCCGGCCGCGCGCCCTGGGAGCGCATCCTCGCGGGCGTGCTACCCTATGTGGACCTCTTCCTCCCGAGTCTGGAAGAGGCCTGGTTTGCCCTGGAACGCGACACGTTTCTTGCGCGCAAGCAGGCGTACGGCAGCGAACTGCTCGACCAGGTCGCCGCCGCGGAGTGCGCCACCCTCGCCGGGCGCTTCCTCGAACTCGGCGCTGGCATCGTCGTACTCAAGACCGGCCACCACGGGCTCTACCTGCGCAGCAGCACGGCGGCCACGCTCTCACGCTTCGGCGCGGCGCGTCCGAATGCGGCCGCGGGCTGGGCCGAACGCGAGTGCTGGCAGACCGCGATCCGGCCCGAGCGGATCGCCAGTGCCACCGGCGCCGGGGACGCCTCGATTGCGGGCTTTCTCACGGCCTTGTTGCGCGGGCATCCGGTGTCAGAGTGCCTGCGTGTCGCCGCGTGCGTGGGTTGCCAGAATCTCGCAGCGTTAGATGCGGTGTCGGGTATTCGGTCATGGCAGGAAACGTGGGCCATGGCCCAACGGTCGGACCTGCCATGGCTCGATTCGTGGATCGAAGGCCAGAACTGGCGCCGCGCTGAAGCCGCTGGCCTGTGGCTCGGACCACGCGACCGTGGTGCGTAAGCGATGAGCGACCCGCGTTCCTGGACGAGTGCGTTCACGCGCTAGGCTAACCGAGTCGGCAACAGCCCTGGATCCTGAGCTTCAGAGACCAAAGGGACGTGCCGTATGGGCTTTCGCAGGCACCCACTGTATGAGCCAACGCTGGAAATCGGATCTGCGGTCGTGGTCGGGCTCGTGGGACTTGCTCTGTTCTTGTTCGGCGCCGTTTCGGCCGAGACATGGGACGATACCATGCTGGTACTGGTCGGCACGGGTATCATGTTCCTCGGCCTTTCGTGGGGTCGCGATGCCTGGCGGAGGGCCCGTCGGCAGTACCGCTTTCAGAGACGCTTGTGCCTGCGCTGCGGCTACCCCATGAGGGGACTTCACAGCCCACGCTGCCCCGAGTGCGGCGCCTTGCTTCCACTTGGCATTCGGGACCACATTTCATCCGGTCCGTAGTAGACTCGGCGCATGTGATCTGTAACGCTCATCCGTCCGCCAATTTCGTGACTGGAGACACACCGATGCAATGCTGGAAGCTGCGCAATGACGCCGTAGAACTCGCTGTGACCGCCGAGGGCGGGCATTTCGACGATGTGATATTTCATACGCCCATGCGCGCTGTCCGGCCGCTGCACACGGCCCCGTGGACGGACGAGGCCGATCTGACCCCCGATACGCCGACGGTGCTCCGGCTGTTGCGCGGGGATTTCTTCTGCGCACCGTTCGGTGATTCTGATGACCTCGAACCCGGCTCCACCTGGATCCACGGGGCCTCCGCGAATGCCGCGTGGCAGGCGCTGGCGCACAGCGAAACACAGCTTACGGCCGTGCTCACGCGCCCGATCGCCGGCGCGGAGCTCACCAAACGGATCCACCTGTTGCCGGGTCACACGGTGATCTACCAGGAGCACACCTTTGTCGGCGGACGCGGACCGCTGCCGATCGGCCACCATGCCATGCTGAGGGCGCCGGAGCCGCTACGCGTCTCGCTGTCGCCGCGCATCTGGGGCGGCACTGCGCCGAAACCGCTCGAAGCTGATCCCGGCCGCGGTGTGTCGCTGCTGAAGTACCCGCAGGAGATTTCCGATCTCGCCACGGTGCGGCTCGCCGAC from Phycisphaerales bacterium encodes:
- a CDS encoding PEP-CTERM sorting domain-containing protein (PEP-CTERM proteins occur, often in large numbers, in the proteomes of bacteria that also encode an exosortase, a predicted intramembrane cysteine proteinase. The presence of a PEP-CTERM domain at a protein's C-terminus predicts cleavage within the sorting domain, followed by covalent anchoring to some some component of the (usually Gram-negative) cell surface. Many PEP-CTERM proteins exhibit an unusual sequence composition that includes large numbers of potential glycosylation sites. Expression of one such protein has been shown restore the ability of a bacterium to form floc, a type of biofilm.), coding for MYRHSLRLGAGCAALLFAFSATAAITHSTQHSTAVNGLDAQIAANDIIAGMIGTELPGDLGWHPANSNPADQLPALTDGAGLLGSGLTGLLNDFPGVGTPAKLIRYDFAAADLAEIRILSGNAGRDGRVFSTTVIRYSNNDGQSWDLLGYFQSDPSGTLNSGGGNNWASTLVTIYDDASPTLLAGATNLIFELYAVDNTGGQMRDPFDGVNPFTGVDDGLTAAFVSPLIWEIDVVEVPEPAGLLLLTLVGALAIRRR
- a CDS encoding methyltransferase, whose amino-acid sequence is MSTLTPRELVQRTLRFESTPRVPRQVWAGPLAAKAYPDELAALRRDFPDDIHGPEIHLPPVDCVRGDPEEVGTYVDEWGCAFVTLQQHVMGEVRDPLVKSYTGDLDKVRPPWAWVEINPDPVNRSCAASDGFMAALAPIRPFERMQFLRGTENLLKDIARRPAGFFTLRERVHEWACALLTHWVQTDIDGIVWYDDWGTQQNLLIRPQVWRELFKPLYADYVQIIHDAGKFAFMHSDGHIFDIYEDLIEIGIDAINSQLFCMDIEEIGRRFRGRITFWGEIDRQRLLAFGTADETRAAVQRVAQALYRGHGGVIAQCEFGPGCRPDTVRAVFEKWDRIGTGSSDVRG
- a CDS encoding glycosyltransferase, giving the protein METLVAILCVVFFALLVAVPSLYGFHMYLLLYLAHRRRASVRAEQQACIAHYQQSVPDEQWPLVTTQIPLYNEINVARRIIEAAARMDYPHGRHEVQVLDDSTDGTRQVVDHVVAELQSHGYHVVVVRRPQRTDYKAGALAHGLLTARGEFVAVFDADFVPDRGFLRRMVPLLVSDPRACAVQGRWGHLNAQETWITSGLALSLDNLFAIEQGARGWNGLLMGFNGTGGMWRRAAIDDPAVGGWSGDTITEDLDLSYRAQLAGWRMIYCADEVSPAELPADADAVKSQQRRWAVGTIQTARKLLPAVWRSQLPLAAKVEGTLHLLQYGIYLPMLCVALLGRLLPLLPMMLFDEPWPIWLNSVGLVFLGAALGTRDCPHLCPSGPGWAHTRLCGDRQVAPAGAGADRQQCRGSRDWSRAARRGVCPHAEVRQPGAQPTARALPGPAEQAVDSRALGRHLLLCTVVRVRRLRRPRQHLPASVCHGAPADGLAVTATFHSWKTEADTCDGATPAGRTRHGVGFRRLPVDPRYRAVPAQSGEKNSPDGPLPCGHPGVSPLLVFSKWSPAYSPVIRAPKSVTSAPVKKSSSSRSKR
- a CDS encoding carbohydrate kinase family protein, whose amino-acid sequence is MSQATSADRPFDLVVAGHLCLDIIPLLPDSGARRVEELFRPGALLSVGPCTLSTGGAVSNTGLAAVRLGCRVAFNAKVGDDAYAGIIRALLGEAGSAVGIRSTPDACSSYTVVLAPPGIDRMFLHCPGANDTFGQMDVDYDLVAQARLFHFGYPPLMQRLYSDEGRELVEIFRQAKAVGATTSLDLAVPDPHSPAGRAPWERILAGVLPYVDLFLPSLEEAWFALERDTFLARKQAYGSELLDQVAAAECATLAGRFLELGAGIVVLKTGHHGLYLRSSTAATLSRFGAARPNAAAGWAERECWQTAIRPERIASATGAGDASIAGFLTALLRGHPVSECLRVAACVGCQNLAALDAVSGIRSWQETWAMAQRSDLPWLDSWIEGQNWRRAEAAGLWLGPRDRGA
- a CDS encoding beta-galactosidase, with the protein product MMHSRISWRANATWIHTSLLLMATVSLPGCVVVAGWPPFGPPRTMDLDFEQRRLSPFGIHGPSYSHWVAEGKPHLWEEGTARLRIIRDSGARWVRQDFWWAQVEPQPGRWEWANFDRAVESYERAGVNVLAILCYGSAWGGGDSPTTPEERAAFGVYVHEMVKRYRGRIHAWEIWNEPNIQPFWSPRPDPALYAELLKVAYRAAKEADPNCVVVGGVTAGPDAAFVAGMYAHGAAGHFDVLSYHNYNQHADLDTEWPALKRLREIMAANGDAEKPIWHTENGFYTGPVGLSEEDQAARLMRYSLGLLGLGIERTFQLTVADWTDDPNSADRSVYRGLTRTDYTPKLALRAYQVMAARVGMLRAQGIFRPAPGVTGILFGAPEGFSGGSADTLVVWRDWSAPRAPACLVLGVPVVLLQDLHGGWRIERSDSGVYEIEVGREPLYILAPGETIRQSATAVRWDDPLRSTTPRDLATPLQVTLDVVPPQGVSFRIGTGDPDDRESSVEIARLVVPAPGTNRVSLNTLGFEPGRHEVWWELAPLGGVDALIVRGYRELEVLPPVRFGFDRFPQLDATAPAVPAFVEYAGAKPATGRLWVELDGRAVATQHEIELTPGAAVRTGVPLDLTAFEAGLPASVTLQLEIEEERYTVAAEKRLIACPPAPGAVRVDGDLSEWRARPPQIRPEMMRWEYVNADDPPGPDDLSVTAWLAWDERGLWFAAEVRDDVLVLPQSRHVWDWDSVQIGLDLGSDAQPATPYDGNDLEIEVGANGGGPTWCYLGACPPGWPAEDLSDRLQCAVKVDEAGGILTYEVHVPADLLVSVLKLEPDTVLGFSFLVNDNDGAGRAGWQELTPGIGMGKQPEHFAWLWLRPDE